GGACAGTAGAGCCAACAGCAAGGCCAGCAAGCTCTCCAATCTGTAGACAcccaacaatatatatttaatcaaaTAGTGTAGAAACCGGAGAATTCATCCGTAACTTTTTGGTAATTACTTTAATTTTACATGGGAAAGTTGAGAGCTGAGGAACTACTTACAGCTCTGTTGTCAGTGGCAACACCGGATATGATAAACATGAGGTAGAATGTGATTATGAACTCAAGCACAAGAGATTGCATGTCCGACCCGGCCGGTATTGTTCCTGGAAACCGGTTCTCTTCCCCACTGAATATTAGCCTAAGGCTCCCGATTGCCAGTGTTGATCCCAGCACTTGAGCTATTATATAAGGTGGCACctacaaaatatatacataatttgACGAATTAAAGAACAGAAGGAAACAATGTGTAAATCTGACCGGTTATGATGGCATTTTCTACTGAAGATTACGATAGCATGGCCGAAAAGATTGTTGCCGGGTTTATCTCAATTAGCTTGAACACAGGCAGCATTAAAACCTGAATATTCCCGACCGAGAATATTGAGCCAGTTTCTCTTTGTAAAGATGTTTTGCAAAGTTGCAACCCCCATGAATTTACAGAATCATTTTATTgctaatatataacattaattgATCATGTTGTGGTTTTGAAAACAAATACGTTGAAGATTAAATGGTGACTGGTTGTCCGACGAAAAGTTGGTCATTATTTAAAAACTGCCAGTAGCGTCAAAATTAATAGCCTTTTTCTTGCAGTGCACCCAATTATAGACCAAAGTAGTTTGTTAGCTTACCAATTTAGACCAGAGTATACGTAAGTGGATGATGTAGTTATACCTGTTTCCATGGGAATCTCTTGCAGGTGGCAAAAGCAATGGTGACCGAAGGATTAAAGTGGGCACCGGAGATGTGGCCGACGGAGTAAACCAAAACCATCACAGCCAGTCCCCACACAAGTGAAATTCCGGGCAAAGTCACTACCTTTCCATTATTCAAATTCACCACCACCGCTGCACAACCCGCAAATATCAAGAAGTACGTACCCATCACCTCGGCAATCAACtgtcaaacataaaattaaattcccatattaaattatttgcATACTTGgaagaagaatatatataagaattcgCATATGCACGGTAGAGCTGAGAATATAGACCCCGGCCCCCCCAAAAAAAGACAATTCAGGCGGCATGTGTTTTTCGATCATGGACTTCTGGCATACAGTGAGGTTTCTTCATCAAATTAAGATACATATATGTATCCATGATCGATTAATATATCTATGGTTGAGTTGATGGGAAAGTATATCATTATTTAATGGATCGAAAATATTGGTTGGGAGAAGATGGAGGAGACACCTTCTGCAGGAAAGGTATGCAAAAGCATACTTCATTGTTGCTTTTGGAGGCAGAGGAGCTGTGATTATCAGCACCTTCTTCGACATTCAAAATAACCACAGGATGGTTTCCATTACTTGCCGAGTCTTGAGCCATCTTTTTGTACACTAAAAGAATTATCTTAAGGGACGGAGAGTTGGGATCCAAGAGATTGCTCAGCTTTGGAGATTGCCCGGCTGAACAACTCCAATTAAATCTCTAGGTACCCAAAAggtccagagagagagagatcccgAGAGAGAGTTCTTTAGATAAAAAGGATCAGAGAATAAACGGGATGCTGGCTGCTATCCTTTGTATCTTGCATTTAATAGTAAAAACTTTAGAGGAGACCGTTGAAAATATGTTGGTTTGGGGTTATGAACTTTCCAACGAATGGAAAAGCATTGGAGGGTACCGATTCGAACAGGAGATACGGAGGGATAATGCCAGGTCTAAATATACAGAAGGGTGGAATCTTATCCGATTTCCTTTCCCAACAGGAAAATGATAGTTACGCAGAAAATGCAtcgattaatattattttttttaatatttttgtttgtttattttttaatatcgtgttatttattcttttttttttatatttttttaatagacaaaaaaatatttaaaaagataaagtAAAAAATGCTTTAACATTGATTACTGAttagtaccatttttggtacccaTCATCCAAAGATTTAGCATCGTCCttcctaatattatttttttagagaaatcCTACAAGGAAGGCACACATCTTTATCAAATCAAcatgtaatttgttatttttatcattacatcttaatgcttaaatatatatatatatatatatatgtttaaatagaAGGAGAAGAACGTGTTTGGTAGAAGTGTTTGGCATAAGACTTCCTTATAACATTTTccactaaaagaaaaaaaatatgcttGAATGCTGTTTCTAGGGGAATAACTGGTCCGGTTTGGTTcgattttgaacaaaatttaagaccgaatcggtatataccggttttgcatttttcaaaatcaattacgcaccggttaccctcctaaactggTACTCCGGTTTTACCGATTTCCGATCCGGTTCGGTCcgattttaatgtattatattatatattatatataatatagtatataatactatagtgataatatattgtaatatattataatataaattataattgtattatagattataatgatatattataatatataatataatgatatattatattatattataatatatagtgatatagtataactattaatatgcactatataatattagtataactattaatacaataagcaaaatgatataagattttaaaatttaatattatattaattagtaatttatcatatagtacaaaactattttatatatagttatatattatatataaatattatatacaatataaataattaaaaaatatatataaatcggtccggtccagttttagaaaaagaaaaattggaaccagaccgattttgaccggttttaagaaaactaaaaccaGTACCAGACCAAACCAACCTCGGAATCGGACCGATGCCACCGGTTtgatccggtccggtccagcttaccggtttatcggtttttttttacacccctagctGTTTCTCCTACAACACATCACACACATCATTACGTGGCAAACCAGGTGTGgaagaaaatcataaaaaaattctacacatcatccatacactacacaccacaacatttttttcttttaccaaatgtatggtgaatggatgatgagttgaaaaatttctttagtttaacaaaaataaaaaataaaaaatcaagtgtggtgtgtggtgtagggaTGATGATTAGAAGAAGATCTCAAACCGTGCGGTCTAGCTTAAATCAGAAAAG
This sequence is a window from Carya illinoinensis cultivar Pawnee chromosome 9, C.illinoinensisPawnee_v1, whole genome shotgun sequence. Protein-coding genes within it:
- the LOC122275377 gene encoding aquaporin NIP1-1-like; amino-acid sequence: MAQDSASNGNHPVVILNVEEGADNHSSSASKSNNEVCFCIPFLQKLIAEVMGTYFLIFAGCAAVVVNLNNGKVVTLPGISLVWGLAVMVLVYSVGHISGAHFNPSVTIAFATCKRFPWKQVPPYIIAQVLGSTLAIGSLRLIFSGEENRFPGTIPAGSDMQSLVLEFIITFYLMFIISGVATDNRAIGELAGLAVGSTVLLNVLFAGPISGASMNPARSLGPAIVHRQFKGIWVYMVGPILGAISGAWVYNLIRFTDKPLREITKSGSFLRVSGRNSSI